A stretch of Pseudomonas sp. LRP2-20 DNA encodes these proteins:
- a CDS encoding sugar O-acetyltransferase, translating to MSLSEKQKMLTGQLYHAGCPELQAEQIANKHWMHRYNNSVELLNEARNGLLAEHFGHVGEGAVIRPPFFCDYGYNISVGRNTFMNFNCVILDVVPVRIGDDCQIGPNVQIYAADHPLDPEVRRSGLESGRPVTIGNNVWIGGAAIILPGVTIGDNAIVGAGSVVTRDVPAGATVMGNPARVRQPAQGQ from the coding sequence ATGTCCCTCAGCGAAAAACAGAAAATGCTGACTGGTCAGCTCTATCACGCTGGCTGCCCCGAGCTGCAGGCCGAGCAGATCGCCAACAAGCACTGGATGCACCGTTACAACAACAGCGTCGAGCTACTCAACGAGGCGCGCAATGGCCTGCTGGCCGAGCACTTCGGCCATGTCGGCGAAGGCGCGGTGATCCGCCCGCCGTTCTTCTGCGACTACGGTTACAACATCAGCGTCGGGCGCAACACGTTCATGAACTTCAATTGCGTGATCCTCGATGTGGTGCCGGTGCGCATCGGTGATGACTGCCAGATCGGCCCCAATGTGCAGATCTACGCGGCTGACCATCCGCTCGACCCCGAGGTCCGCCGCAGCGGGCTGGAGAGCGGGCGGCCGGTGACCATTGGCAATAATGTATGGATCGGCGGTGCGGCGATCATCCTGCCGGGGGTGACCATTGGTGACAACGCCATCGTCGGTGCCGGCAGTGTGGTGACCCGTGATGTGCCAGCGGGCGCGACGGTCATGGGTAACCCGGCGCGGGTGCGTCAGCCGGCCCAGGGGCAATAG
- a CDS encoding DUF6436 domain-containing protein has protein sequence MKIRNIKQISAGLALVLCAIVLWQAYSTFQSRYLRPFDNQATLFDGSQLRLPAELAGPGPIRVVHFWDPACPCNVGNQQHLGDLITQFAGQGVSFHVVQKPGSHGQLPANLASLQPIASLPGSEHLPASPAVAIWDRQGNLAYFGPYSEGAVCNASNSFIEPLLKALLAGRSVTASNTLAVGCYCPWAG, from the coding sequence ATGAAGATTCGAAACATCAAACAGATATCGGCGGGCCTCGCATTGGTGCTCTGCGCCATTGTGCTCTGGCAGGCCTACTCCACCTTCCAGTCCCGCTACCTGCGTCCGTTCGACAACCAGGCCACGCTGTTCGACGGCAGCCAGCTGCGCCTGCCTGCCGAGCTGGCCGGCCCTGGGCCGATCCGCGTAGTGCACTTCTGGGACCCGGCCTGCCCATGCAACGTCGGCAACCAGCAGCACCTCGGCGATCTGATCACCCAGTTCGCCGGCCAGGGAGTGTCGTTCCATGTCGTGCAAAAGCCCGGCAGCCACGGCCAGTTGCCCGCCAACCTCGCCAGCCTGCAACCGATTGCCAGCCTGCCCGGCAGCGAGCACCTGCCCGCCTCCCCTGCTGTGGCCATCTGGGACCGCCAGGGCAACCTGGCCTACTTCGGCCCTTACAGCGAAGGGGCGGTGTGCAATGCCAGCAACAGTTTCATCGAACCACTCCTCAAGGCCCTGCTGGCCGGCCGAAGCGTCACCGCCTCGAATACGCTGGCGGTTGGTTGCTATTGCCCCTGGGCCGGCTGA
- a CDS encoding DUF2059 domain-containing protein: MRRLFSLLLLMICTMPVWADSLDQLYKAAGWPDQRAHFSDAVSAAQQRYRNSLPPAVYQALVNNSNQRFQAQAMDNRALAKLRSTLPNPAPALAFFQSPLGRKIVAAELLATRKDQLAKNAKGLPKMQASDNRLLIIGHLAQALPAREAGAEVSLAIAGVAADSLSSMIPGLFGAGQAQGLLDGQRQRLMGQIGEDLNNTLLYVYRDLSDDELEAFATFAESTDGKAYYQAAVAAVRAGLAVGQNSADLK, from the coding sequence ATGCGCCGTCTGTTTTCCCTGCTTCTGCTGATGATCTGCACCATGCCTGTCTGGGCAGACAGCCTCGATCAACTGTACAAGGCCGCCGGCTGGCCCGACCAGCGCGCCCACTTTTCCGATGCCGTGAGCGCCGCCCAGCAGCGCTACCGCAACAGCCTGCCGCCTGCGGTTTACCAGGCACTGGTCAACAACAGCAACCAGCGCTTCCAGGCCCAGGCGATGGACAACCGTGCCTTGGCCAAGCTGCGCAGCACCTTGCCCAACCCGGCCCCGGCACTGGCCTTCTTCCAGTCGCCACTGGGGCGCAAGATCGTCGCCGCCGAACTGCTGGCCACGCGCAAGGACCAACTGGCCAAGAATGCCAAGGGCCTGCCGAAAATGCAGGCCAGCGATAACCGCCTGCTGATCATTGGTCACCTGGCCCAGGCCCTGCCAGCCCGGGAAGCCGGCGCAGAGGTCAGCCTGGCGATTGCCGGGGTGGCCGCCGACAGCCTGAGCTCGATGATCCCCGGCCTGTTCGGCGCCGGCCAGGCCCAGGGCCTGCTCGACGGCCAGCGCCAGCGTCTTATGGGGCAGATCGGCGAAGACCTGAACAACACCCTGCTGTATGTCTACCGCGACCTGTCTGACGACGAGCTGGAAGCATTCGCCACCTTCGCCGAGTCGACGGACGGCAAGGCCTATTATCAGGCTGCCGTGGCCGCCGTGCGTGCCGGCCTGGCGGTGGGCCAGAACAGCGCCGACCTCAAGTGA
- a CDS encoding 2OG-Fe(II) oxygenase has product MRAMHISPENPMFAAVVDDLATHGWSQQALFLPADLVRALAAECRRRDAEGELNPAGVGRGYAQEVRESIRGDQIQWIDPGQAEACDQYLAAMDQLRQAINQGLFLGLEDFECHFALYPPGAFYRRHLDRFRDDDRRMVSAVLYLNEDWQPEDGGQLRMFLADDVEHDVQPVAGCLAIFLSGEVPHEVLPARRERLSLTGWFRRRGNDPF; this is encoded by the coding sequence ATGCGCGCCATGCACATCTCCCCTGAAAACCCGATGTTTGCGGCCGTCGTCGACGATCTGGCCACCCATGGCTGGTCGCAGCAGGCGCTCTTTTTGCCTGCCGACCTGGTGCGCGCGTTGGCGGCCGAATGCCGGCGCCGTGATGCCGAAGGCGAACTCAACCCGGCCGGGGTCGGGCGCGGTTATGCCCAGGAGGTGCGCGAGAGCATTCGCGGTGACCAGATCCAGTGGATCGACCCTGGCCAGGCCGAGGCCTGCGACCAGTATCTGGCGGCCATGGATCAGTTGCGTCAGGCCATCAACCAGGGCCTGTTCCTGGGCCTGGAAGACTTCGAATGCCACTTCGCCCTGTACCCACCGGGGGCGTTCTACCGCCGGCACCTGGACCGCTTCCGCGACGATGACCGACGCATGGTTTCGGCGGTGCTTTACCTCAACGAAGACTGGCAGCCGGAGGATGGCGGGCAACTGCGCATGTTCCTGGCGGATGATGTCGAGCACGATGTGCAGCCTGTGGCGGGTTGCCTGGCGATCTTCCTTTCCGGTGAGGTGCCGCACGAGGTACTGCCGGCCAGGCGCGAGCGCCTGTCGTTGACCGGCTGGTTCCGGCGCCGTGGCAATGACCCGTTCTGA
- a CDS encoding alpha/beta hydrolase, whose amino-acid sequence MPAAFHPDTLRASLAPLAKRQPLSPQAQAYQRFYGLNLPAQSWLGGFQAAGFELVGQAWLPEKPVATLFLLHGYYDHMGLYRHVIEWALKLGCAVISCDLPGHGLSSGERANISDFAVYQQVLEALFEQARGLELPRPWHLCGQSTGGAIAVDHLLHQGARSPIDGEVILLAPLVRPRSWRWSKFSYRVLRHFVNGIERRFSENTNDPTFLPFLEADPLQPRRLPTAWVGALIAWVKRIEAAPHCARRPLIVQGEADGTVDWPHNLEVLKAKFSEPQILMLPEARHHLANELPEIRRRYFDFIQQRLG is encoded by the coding sequence ATGCCCGCTGCCTTTCACCCCGATACCCTGCGTGCCAGCCTCGCGCCGCTGGCCAAGCGCCAGCCGTTGTCCCCGCAGGCGCAGGCCTATCAACGCTTTTATGGCTTGAACCTGCCGGCGCAAAGCTGGCTGGGCGGCTTCCAGGCGGCGGGTTTCGAGCTGGTCGGGCAAGCCTGGCTGCCTGAAAAGCCGGTCGCGACGTTGTTCCTGCTGCACGGCTACTACGACCACATGGGCCTTTATCGGCATGTGATCGAGTGGGCGCTGAAGCTCGGTTGCGCGGTGATCAGCTGCGACCTGCCGGGCCATGGCCTGTCCAGTGGCGAGCGCGCCAACATCAGTGACTTCGCGGTGTACCAGCAGGTGCTGGAAGCGTTGTTCGAACAGGCGCGTGGCCTTGAACTACCTCGGCCCTGGCACCTCTGCGGGCAGAGCACCGGCGGCGCCATCGCCGTGGATCACCTGCTGCACCAGGGGGCGCGCAGCCCGATCGATGGCGAGGTGATCCTGCTCGCGCCGCTGGTAAGGCCGCGCTCCTGGCGCTGGTCGAAGTTCAGCTATCGGGTGCTGCGCCACTTCGTCAACGGCATCGAGCGGCGCTTCAGCGAGAACACCAACGATCCGACGTTCCTGCCCTTCCTCGAAGCCGACCCACTGCAACCGCGGCGCTTGCCCACGGCCTGGGTCGGCGCCTTGATCGCCTGGGTAAAGCGCATCGAGGCGGCGCCGCACTGCGCGCGGCGGCCGCTTATCGTGCAGGGGGAGGCGGACGGTACGGTGGATTGGCCGCATAACCTCGAAGTGCTCAAGGCCAAATTCAGCGAGCCGCAGATCCTGATGTTGCCCGAAGCTCGCCATCACCTGGCCAACGAGCTACCGGAAATTCGCCGGCGCTACTTCGATTTCATCCAGCAGCGCCTGGGCTGA